One stretch of Geoalkalibacter ferrihydriticus DSM 17813 DNA includes these proteins:
- a CDS encoding GspE/PulE family protein, whose protein sequence is MEQNLTLTFMDGGETAARLARPFQPRENEIEITLPDQDLRLAYPLYDLCCIKLHGKAASASDAGAHPAEEVETATGEKFRVQVMGREKYPLGFYGLPIDRDSPFKSIFFTFHGVRTQPQERPIGNILRDQGLIDEQTMNLTLLEQQKLRTRRVGEIIAEQQHIPQSTIDREVDTVRGDMGRVPKNIRVGDILVAAGLVTREQVEEALSTQEKGKKKRIGTLLIEKGLITETQLLSALATKFGLRFIDLENLEPSPDALEALPREVAVRMRVLPVEVRGRVLTVATSQPTDPTIGDNLRFTSDLQIELVVACSEQITQALESFYVKTESQVRDLIGELSEAAEVENEEGEDSQFNESDSQIINLVNKILIDGYKKGVSDIHFEPGLGKQPLGVRYRIDGVCQVVHKISPAYRHAVIARVKIMSRLDIAEHRRPQSGKILLRYEGKKIEYRVEITPTVGGNEDAVLRILASSKPLPLNQMGFSDSNIEEFERILTKPYGIILCVGPTGSGKTTSLHSALGHINKPDRKIWTAEDPVEITQSGLRQVQVHAKIGFGFKEALRSFLRADPDVIMIGEMRDAETAKTAIEASLTGHLVFSTLHTNSAPETVVRLIEMGMDPYNFADAMLGILAQRLARRLCVQCRAPYTPNRAEYDNLVHAYGEEWFAARGMPAYSEDLTLMRAVGCRDCHQTGYSGRIAIHELLTTSEAIRAGIKKGVMAEELRDQAIRDGMTTLRMDGIHKVFQGITDLNQVLRVCL, encoded by the coding sequence ATGGAGCAAAACCTGACACTGACATTCATGGACGGCGGCGAAACCGCGGCGCGGCTCGCCCGTCCTTTTCAACCGCGCGAAAATGAAATCGAAATCACGCTGCCCGATCAGGATCTGCGCCTGGCCTATCCATTGTATGATCTGTGCTGCATCAAATTGCACGGTAAGGCCGCATCAGCATCCGACGCCGGAGCGCACCCCGCCGAGGAGGTGGAAACCGCCACGGGAGAAAAATTCCGTGTTCAGGTCATGGGCCGGGAAAAATATCCCCTGGGCTTTTACGGCTTGCCCATTGACCGCGACAGCCCCTTCAAAAGCATTTTTTTCACTTTTCACGGCGTTCGCACCCAGCCCCAGGAACGGCCCATCGGCAATATCCTGCGCGACCAGGGTCTCATCGACGAACAGACCATGAACCTGACCCTGCTCGAACAGCAGAAACTGCGCACCCGTCGGGTCGGAGAGATTATCGCGGAGCAGCAGCACATCCCCCAGAGCACCATCGACCGCGAAGTCGATACAGTGCGCGGCGACATGGGTCGAGTCCCGAAGAATATACGGGTCGGCGACATCCTTGTCGCCGCCGGCCTGGTGACCCGCGAGCAGGTCGAAGAAGCCTTGTCCACCCAGGAAAAGGGCAAGAAAAAGCGCATCGGCACCCTGCTCATTGAAAAAGGCCTGATTACCGAAACGCAGTTGCTTTCGGCCCTCGCGACCAAATTCGGCCTGCGTTTCATCGATCTCGAAAACCTCGAGCCGAGCCCCGATGCCCTGGAGGCTCTGCCCCGCGAAGTGGCGGTGCGCATGCGGGTGCTGCCCGTCGAGGTGCGCGGTCGGGTACTGACGGTGGCGACCTCCCAGCCCACGGATCCCACCATCGGCGACAATCTGCGTTTCACCAGCGATCTGCAGATCGAGTTGGTGGTCGCGTGCAGCGAACAGATCACCCAGGCTCTGGAGAGTTTCTACGTCAAGACCGAAAGCCAGGTGCGTGACCTGATCGGCGAACTTTCCGAGGCCGCGGAAGTCGAGAATGAAGAGGGCGAGGATTCGCAGTTCAATGAGTCCGATTCGCAGATCATCAATCTGGTCAATAAGATTCTCATCGACGGGTACAAAAAGGGCGTCTCCGACATTCATTTCGAGCCGGGCCTGGGCAAGCAGCCTCTGGGAGTGCGCTACCGTATCGACGGCGTCTGCCAGGTGGTGCACAAGATTTCCCCGGCCTATCGTCACGCGGTCATCGCCCGCGTCAAGATCATGTCGCGGCTCGACATCGCGGAACATCGCCGTCCGCAAAGCGGAAAAATCCTGCTGCGCTATGAAGGTAAAAAAATCGAATACCGCGTCGAAATCACCCCCACGGTAGGCGGCAACGAAGACGCGGTGCTGCGCATCCTCGCCTCATCCAAACCCCTGCCTCTGAATCAGATGGGCTTCAGCGACAGCAACATCGAAGAGTTCGAGCGCATTCTAACCAAGCCCTACGGGATCATCCTGTGCGTCGGTCCCACCGGTTCGGGCAAGACCACCAGCCTGCACTCGGCCCTGGGTCATATAAACAAACCCGACCGCAAGATCTGGACGGCGGAAGACCCGGTGGAAATCACCCAGAGCGGACTGCGCCAGGTGCAGGTACACGCGAAAATCGGTTTCGGTTTCAAGGAGGCGCTGCGTTCCTTCCTGCGCGCCGACCCCGATGTCATCATGATCGGCGAAATGCGCGACGCGGAAACCGCGAAGACCGCCATTGAAGCATCCCTGACCGGCCATCTGGTATTCAGTACCCTGCACACCAACAGCGCCCCTGAGACCGTGGTGCGCCTCATCGAGATGGGCATGGACCCCTACAACTTCGCCGACGCCATGCTCGGCATTCTCGCCCAGCGTCTGGCGCGGCGCCTGTGCGTGCAGTGCCGCGCGCCCTATACCCCGAACCGCGCGGAATACGACAATCTGGTGCATGCCTACGGTGAAGAATGGTTCGCGGCCCGCGGGATGCCCGCCTACAGTGAAGACCTCACCCTGATGCGCGCCGTGGGTTGCCGCGACTGCCACCAGACCGGCTACAGCGGCCGCATCGCCATTCACGAACTGCTCACGACCAGCGAGGCGATCCGCGCCGGCATCAAAAAAGGCGTGATGGCCGAGGAGCTGCGCGACCAGGCCATCCGC
- a CDS encoding trimeric intracellular cation channel family protein: MSLLYLLDLIGTAAFAASGAWAGVRRRMDLLGVLVLGVVTATGGGTLRDILLGDFPPFSFKDETYLYISIVVALVVFFCHRRMEFIQHPLLYFDAVGLGTFVVIGTSKALAFETGFLGAVVLGVMTATAGGVVRDVLCNQVPLILRKEVYASACIAGAVLLVLLHRFEVAPTFAALSSASVVIVVRLLAIRFNWALPRAKE, from the coding sequence ATGAGCCTGCTTTACCTCCTCGATCTCATCGGTACCGCCGCCTTTGCCGCCTCGGGAGCCTGGGCCGGTGTGCGCCGGCGCATGGATCTGCTCGGCGTCCTGGTCCTGGGGGTGGTCACCGCCACCGGCGGCGGCACCCTGCGCGATATCCTGCTCGGTGACTTCCCGCCTTTTTCCTTTAAAGACGAAACCTACCTTTACATTTCCATTGTTGTGGCGCTGGTGGTGTTTTTCTGCCATCGACGCATGGAATTCATCCAGCATCCCCTGCTATATTTCGATGCGGTGGGACTGGGAACCTTTGTGGTCATCGGCACCAGCAAGGCGCTTGCCTTTGAGACAGGTTTTCTCGGGGCGGTGGTTCTGGGGGTGATGACCGCGACGGCGGGGGGCGTGGTCCGTGACGTGCTGTGCAACCAGGTACCGCTGATTCTGCGCAAGGAGGTCTATGCCTCGGCGTGCATCGCCGGGGCGGTGCTACTGGTGCTGCTGCACCGTTTCGAGGTTGCACCGACCTTTGCCGCACTGAGTTCGGCTTCGGTGGTGATTGTTGTCCGCCTGCTGGCGATCCGCTTCAATTGGGCGCTACCACGCGCCAAAGAATAA